Proteins encoded within one genomic window of Cryptomeria japonica unplaced genomic scaffold, Sugi_1.0 HiC_scaffold_270, whole genome shotgun sequence:
- the LOC131048741 gene encoding pathogenesis-related protein PR-4-like has product MASKVVRWIALCFFLASILCVNGETFTTSNPYDSAGRNYNIDGLFCATFDSKQPLEWRKEYLWAAYCDQAGKPMGSSLCGTCIQVKNDLTGENVTVRILDQCQNGGLVLETDAFNAIDGDGQGKNNGYLLTTYKFVDC; this is encoded by the exons ATGGCTTCCAAGGTTGTGAGGTGGATTGCTCTATGCTTCTTCCTGGCTTCCATACTCTGTGTTAATGGCGAGACGTTTACCACGTCTAATCCGTATGATTCTGCTGGTCGTAATTACAACATTGATGGCCTATTTTGTGCTACATTTGACTCTAAGCAGCCCCTAGAGTGGCGCAAGGAATACCTTTGGGCTGCCTATTGTGACCAAGCCGGCAAGCCCATGGGATCTTCCCTCTGCGGCACCTGCATCCAA GTGAAAAATGATTTGACCGGTGAAAATGTGACCGTACGAATTCTGGACCAGTGCCAAAATGGAGGATTGGTGTTAGAAACAGATGCTTTTAATGCCATTGATGGAGATGGACAAGGAAAGAATAATGGTTATCTGCTTACTACCTACAAGTTCGTGGACTGTTAG